DNA from Asanoa sp. WMMD1127:
TGGCACTGATCAAAGAGGACGAACGCTACGACCTGACGGTCAGCCTCGTGGGCCGCGACGGGAAACCGGTGGCCGGGTGGGTCGTCGTGACGAAGACCGGCGACCCGTGGCCGTCGACCGTGTTCGTCGACGGCACGACGACCCTGCGGATGCCGGCCGGCACCTACGCCGTCTCCACCTCGCTCGACGTGGCCGGCGAAAAGGCGGACCGGTCCGGCCTCGCCGTGCTGGTGGACCCGGAGACCGTGCTCGAGAAGTCGGCGACCGTGGTGCTGGACGCGCGCAAGGCCCGCCTGCTGCGGACGAAGGCGCCGCAGCGCACCGAGGACCGGCAGCGCAAAGTGGACTTCAGCATCGTCGACGGCACGGGCCTCGAATACCGGAGCGCCTATGCGATCCCGCCGATGTACGACGACCTCTATGTGTCGCCCACCGAGGAGCTGACGGACGGTCGGTTCATGCTCACCACCCGCTGGCGCAAGGGCGAGCCGACGCTCGGCCTGAGCGTGCTCGGTGGCCTCCTGCCGTTCGACACGCTCGTCCAGCCGGGCAGCTCCGTCCAGGAAGGACAGACCGACCGGACGCGCCTGGTCTACGCGGGCAACGGCGCCGCCGCCGACTACGCCCGGGTCGACGCGAAGGGCAAGGTCGCGGTGGTACGGCGCAGCGACGCGGTCACCGCCGAAGAGCGCACCTCCGCCGCGGTCGCGGCCGGCGCGAAGGCGTTGGTCGTCGTCAACAACGGCGTCGGCGGGCTGATGGAGTACGTGGGCGAAGCTCCCATCCCGGTCGCCACCGTGCACCGCGACACCGGCGTGCTCCTCGCGGCGCTGGCGAAGGCCAACGCGTCCGTCCTCTTGGAACAGTCGGCCTACAGCGACTTCGTGTACGACCTGACCCGCGACTACCCGGGCCGTGTGCCGGACCGTCCGCTGGTCTACGAGCCCCGCAACGACCAGCTGGCCAGGATCGACGCCCGTTACCACGGCGTGGTGGACGGCGAGGGGTCCGGCTACCGCTACGACCTGACGCTCACCCCGTCGCTGGGCTCGCACGAGCGCGAGTGGCACCCGGGCACGCGTACCGAATGGGTGTCTCCGCAGCAGGTCTGGGTCGAGTCGCACGCGCAGAACATCGGCGGCGACCTGCCGTGGGAGGTCGTGTCGGGGGTCAACACCTTCCCGAAGGGCGCGACGACCCGACTCGACTGGTTCGCGCCAGCGGTCGGACCCGGCTTCAGTGACTCGTTCGGCGTGATCAACTCGCGGTGGGAGAACTACCTGACCTGGAACGTGCAGCCGTGGAGCTCGTCCAGCGACACGATGCGGCTGGGCGGTTACCTGCCGTGGGGCGCCACGCCCACCCACCTGCAGGTGTTCCAAGGCGACACGCTGATCCACGACAACCCCTACAGCGCTGACATGCAATGGGTCGAGGTTCCGGCCGGCGACCTGCCCTACCGGGCGGTCCTGGACGCGGAGCGGCCGGCGTCGCCGTTCCGGCTGTCGACGCGCACGCACACAGAATGGACCTTCCGGTCCAACACCGTCGACTCCGACAACTTCGAGCCGTTCTCGGTCATGCATCTCGACTACCGGCTGGCGACGGACCTGCGTGGCGACATCCGGGCCAACCGGAGCCAGGAGATCGCGCTGCGTCCCCGCTCGTCGGACTTCGGCACGCTGCCGGGCAACGTGACCCAAGTGCGGCTGGAGATCTCGAGCGACGACGGCGCCACTTGGCGCACGGTCACCCTCACGCGGGGCGACGACGGTTGGTGGAAGGGGACGTTCCGGGCGCCGGCCGGCTTCGTGTCGGTGCGCGCCGGCGCCGAGATGAGCAGCGGCTACAGCATCAAACAGGAGATCGTCCGGGCGTACGGCGTGCGGTAGTTCAGCTCCTCGCCGGTCTTTCCCCGGCGCACCTGGTGACGCATACTCTGCCGATGCTGGGTGCGCTGGGGTTGGACGCCGACGAGGAGGGCGTCTACCGCGCGCTGCTCAGCCGGCCCAGCGCGACGCTCACGCAGCTCGTCGAGGTGCTCGAGCCGTCGCCGGCGGCCACGGTGGCGGAGGCGCTGGCGCGACTCGCGGATCGGGGCCTGGTCAACCGGGCCGGCGTCGACGGCTACTGCGCGGCCCCGCCGGCGGTGGCACTCGGCGCGCTGATTACCGAGCGGCGGGACGCGCTGCGGGTCGCCGAGCAGGCGCTCGTCACGCTGGCGGAAGAATATCGGGCCGCGGTCGCGGGCCAGACGATCGGCGAGCTGATCGAGGTGGTCACCGGCACGGACGCCATCCGGCACCGCTTCACACAGTTGCAGCAGGCGGCGCGCACGGAGCTACGGGTGTTCATCACGGCGCCGTTCGTGGCCGTGCCGCTTGGCGAGAACGCGGCGGAATCGGCAGCGGTGGACCGCGGCGTCCGCTTCCGCGGCGTACTGGAACGCTCGGTCCTCCAGGAACCGGGCGGCGTCGAGGAAACGGTCGACTCCCTCAACCACGGCGTCGAGCTCCGGGTGGTCGACGAGCTGCCGATGAAACTCGCGATCGCCGACACGGACCTGGCCCTGGTCCCGCTGACGATGACACCGGGCGGCACCCCGGGCGCGGTGCTGCTGCAGCAGAGCGGCCTGCTGGCGGCGGTGGAGGCGTTGTTCGAGGCGGTCTGGAACCGGGCGCATCCGCTGGAACTGCCGAAGTCGTCGGCGTCAGCCGCGCCCATCGTCGAGGTCGAGACGGACCAACTGACCGACCTGGACCGGCGGATCGTGTCACTGCTGATCGCGGGCCTCTCCGACCAGGCGGTGGCGGCGCAGTTGGACCTGTCGCTCCGCTCCTTCCAACGCCGCCTACGCCACCTGACCGACCTGGCCGGCGTCCGCAGCCGCATGCAGTTGGGTTGGTACGCGTCGCAGCAGGGCTGGGTCCGCCAGGCCGACGTCATCCGCTCCTCCTGACGGCGGCGATCTCAGATCGCGGGGCGGCGGGATCAGCCGCGGCGCAGCACCAAGGTCGCGAACCCCAGGACGGTGCGGTATCCGCCGAGCCAGCCGGCACGATGCTCGCGGGCGACGGTGAGCACCTCAGCAGCGTCAGGATGGCCAGGGTTGTCGAGGGCCCAGTCGGTTAGCGAACCGGCCCAAGACCATTCGTAGTCGTCCCACTCGGTGGTGTCGCTGATATGGGCGTACACCGGACACCAACCGGCCTTCTCGGCGACATCGACCAAACCGGCGAGATCGGTGAAGTCATCCTCGGACGCGTCCAGCGCAGCCAGAGCCGCCTGAGTGGGTGGGTTCTGCCAGAAGCCGTCACCGACGAGCAGCACGCCGTCCGGACGCACATGTCGTCCAGCCACCTCCAGCGTGCCGGCGAATCCCCCGAACGCGTGCGTCGACCCGACGCAGAGCACCAGGTCGTAGTCCCCATCCGGCACGTAGGACCGGGCGTCGCGTTCATGCAGAGCCAACCGGTCAGCGAGGCCGCGCTCGATCGCGGCGGCCTGCGCGCGCTCGAGGGCGTACGGGCTGAGATCGACCCCGTCAGCGTGCCCATCCGGGTAGTGGGTGAGGGCCTGCAAGGCCCACGCACCCTCCCCACAGCCGAGGTCGAGCACCCGAGCCCCCGGTTGCCGGCCCGTCCGCCGCAGGAGCCGGTTGACGTTGACCTCCGAAACCGGCGCGGCGATCGGATGGTGCGTGTGCGCGATGCTGCTCAGCCGTTGACGATCCACCCGCCAAGTCAACCAGCCCGGACGCTCGGCGCTACCGCCCGATGTCCGTCAGCTTGGCGGCCACCGCGTCGGTGTCAGGGTGGCCGATGTCCGTCATGATGGCGAGCGCTTCTCGCCAGGTGGTTGCGGCCAGGTCCGGTTCTCCGGCCACGGCGTGGTTGTCGCCGAGGCGGTGGAGCGTGTTCGCCTCGTACACGCGGTCGCCGGTGATCTGTCGTACCCGGATGGCCGCTCGGTAGGAGTCTGCTGCTTCCTGGTAGCGGCCGAGGTGGTGCAGGGCATGGCCGAGCGTGTCGCGGGTGGCCGCCTCGCCCTGGAGGTTGCCGTATTCGACGATCAGCGGAAGGGCCTGCTCGGCGCTCTCCAGGGCCTGCTGATGCTCGCCGCGCAGGATCTGCACCCAGGCGATCGAGTTCAGCACGTGACCTTGGCTGAGCCGGTCCGCACCGGCGACGCACTGCTCGAACGCCGTCGAGAGAGCGGCCAAGGCCTGGTCATAGCGCTCTTCCTTGTACGAGATCCCGGCCAGTCGGCGGTACGCCTCGGCGAGGCCGGTGTGGTGGTGCAGGCTCGCGAAGTGCCCGATCGCCTCCTGCAACCGTGCGCGGGCGTCGTCGTAGCGGCCGAACTCGGTGTAGGCCAGGCCGAGCTGACTGTTGACGTGTGCCTTGCCGAGCGTCTCGTCGGTGTCCTCGAGCGCGGCCAGCGCCGCTTCCTGGGTCATGACCCAGTCGGCCCAATGCCCGCGCCAGTGCAGGTGCGGCCCCATCGCCCAGGCCAGTCGCCAGGTGTGGCCGGGAAAGAGGGTCGCCGCGGAGCGGGTGACGGCGGCGAGCAGCGCCGGCCGCTCCCGCGTGAACCAGGCCAGCGCGTGCTCCCGGTCCCGCTCGCCGCCCACGATGGCCCCCGGGACGGGCGGCTCGACGTCGATGCCCGGCCGCGGGTTCACCTGTCTGCTGTTGGCCATCGCGGTGTGCAGGTAGTGGTCGAAGAGCCGGCGCAGGGCGGCCCGGCGGTCATCGTCGGTGTCGGTGTCGGCGGCCAGTTCGGAGGCGTAGGCGGTCAGCAGGTCGTGCATGGCGTACCGGCCGGGTCCGGTCTGGTTCACGAGGCTGGTGCGGACGAGTTCCGCGAGCAGTGACCGAACCTGACGCTCCGACACCGCGGCGAGACTGGCCGCGGCCGGCACGGTGACGTCGCCGGTCCGGGCGTGGCCGAGCAGTCGGAACAGGCGGGCGCCGGCCACCGTCAGGGCGTGGTAGGACCAGGAGAAGACCGTCCGGACGTCGACGGCGATGTCGGTGTGGGCGAACGTGTCCAAGGCGTCGTCGTCGGCCGTGAGATCGCGCAGCACGTCGCCGAGCGACAGCGAGGGGCGCAACGCCGCGCGGGCCGCCAGCACTGCGAGCGCCAGCGGGAGGCACCCTGACCGCCGGATGATCTCTGCTGTCGCATCGGGTTCGGCATCCACCTGGTGCCGGCCGAGTCGCTGCACCAGCAGCTCGTACGAATCGGCCTCGGACAGCACGTCGAGTGACATCGGATGGGCGTCGTGGGTGGCGACCAGGCCGGCGAGGTCGTCGCGGCTGGTGACGATCACCAGACAGCCCGGGCTGCCTGGCAGCAGCGGGCGCACCTGCTCCGCGTCGCGGGCATTGTCGAGCAGGATGAGGACCCGCCGCTCGGCCAGCAGGCTTCGGTAGAGCGCCGCCTGGCCGTCGACCGTGCGCGGCACCCGTTCCGGCGCCACGCCGAAGGCGTCCAGGAAATGCCGCAGCGCCTCGTCGGGCCGCATCACCGACCCGCCGGGGTCGAAGCCCCGCAGGTTCACGTAAAGCTGGCCGTCGGGGTAGCGGTCGGCGACACGGTGGGCCCAGTGGACCGCGGTCGTGGTCTTGCCGACGCCGGCCATCCCGCTGATGGCACTGACGATCTGGGCCCGTGCGCCGCTGGGTGTCAGATCCAGGACCCGGCGGAGTGCGTCGCGTCGCCCGGTGAAGGTCGCCAGGTCCGTTGGAAGCTGAGCGGGCCGCACGATCGCGTTCGTGGGCGGGATCCGCCTGACGTCGGTAGTGGACGTCGGCGCGGTGGCGGCCGCCCGCACGAGGGTGGTGTGGGCGGCGCGCAGTTCGGCGCCGGGATCGATGCCCAGCTCGTCGGCCAGGAGAGCGCGCGCACGTTCGTACACGCTGAGGGCTTCCGCCTGCCTGCCGGTCGCGGCGAGCAGCAGCATGAGGCGAGCCTGCAACGACTCGTCGAGTGGATCGCGGTCAGCGGCCATCCGCACAGCGGTGACGACCGCCTCTGAACGCCCTGCCCGCAGTGCGCAGTCGGCGGCCTCCCGGGCGACGTCGGCGCACGCCCGGTCGACGCCGACAAAGACCGGATCGGCGCGCACCGACGCGGGGAGGTTCGCGGCGCAACGGCCCTGCACGAGGTCGAGCGCCTCGGCGAACCGCCGCACCGCCCCGACGTCGTCACCGCCCACGAGGTCGTCGCGGGCGGTCTGGGCAAGCCCCCGGAACCGGAGCAGGTCGAGGCTGTGCTCGTCACCGGAGAACTGGTAACCGCCCGCGGATCGCACGAGCCACCTGCCCTGGCGGCGAGGCGCCAGGCCGGGCTCCAGCAGCCGTCGCAGGGTGCCGACGTGGCCGTGCAGGGCGTTCACGGCGGTCGACGGCGGTTCCTGACCCCAGAGCAGGTCGACGATGGCGTCGAGCCCGACGGGCCGGCCCGCCTGGACGAGCAGAACCGCCAACAGGCTCCGCACCTGCGGCGGCCCGAGCTGGATCTCCACGCCGTCCCGCCAGGCCCGGACCGGTCCCAGCACGGTGAATCGGACGTCGGGCTCCATCGGTCGCGTCGTCCTCACTTTTTCTTCAGTCGTTCGCGGTGTCGCGCTGCATACGGTCCTCCCGCAACGAACGGCCGGGCGACGTTCGCGGCGATCTTGGCACGCGGATCGGACGGTCGACCATCGCCCGACCTGGTCGATCACTCAACCCTGGAGAGGAACCACCATGCCTGAAACGACTCGTCGCGCGGTCCTGGCCGGATCCGCGGCGCTCCTCGCCGGGACGGCGCTGAGCGCGGTGGCGGCCACGCCGGCCGTTGCCAGCAGCCGTCGTGGACCGAAGCCCACCATCGTGCTGGTGCACGGCGCGTTCGCCGACGCCTCCGGCTGGGCCGAGGTGACCCGCCGGCTGCAGCGGGCCGGATATCCGACCGTCGCTCCGGCGAACCCGTTGCGCGGCGTGCCCTCGGACACCGCCTATCTCGCCGAGTTCCTGCGCACCATCACCGGGCCGATCGTCCTGGTCGGACACTCGTACGGCGGCATCATCATCACCAATGCGGCGACCGGCAACCCGGCCGTCAAGGCACTGGTCTACATCGCGGCGTTCGCGCCCGACGAGGGCGAAACGCTCGAGGCGCTACAGACGAAGTTCCCAGGCTCGAAGCTCGGCCTCGAGGCGCTCGACCTGCGCCCCTACACCCGGCCGGACGGCTCGCCGAGTGCCGACGGCTACGTCAAGGCCGACCTGTTCCGGCAGATCTTCGCCGGCGACCTGCCGGAGTCGGTCACCGCCGTCATGGCCGCCACACAGCGCCCCGGAGACGTGCACACCCTCCAGGACCGGTCTGGCCCACCGGCGTGGCGGGACGTGCCGAGCTGGTACCTGGTGGCCCGCGACGACAACCTCATCCCGGCCGCCGCTCAGCGATTCATGGCCCAGCGCGCGCACTCCCGCACGGTCGAGGTCAGGGCCTCGCACGTCGCCATGATGTCCGAGCCCGCCGTGGCCGCCGACCTCATCACCCGCGCCGCGGCGACCGTCCGCTGAGCGCGCCCGACCGAACGGAGAACGTCATGGGGTACGTCACCGCCGCCGACGGCGCGCAGATCTTCTACAAGGACTGGGGCGCCGGAACGCCGGTGCTCTTCAGCCACGGCTGGCCACTCAACGCCGACAGCTGGGAAGCACAGATGCTCTTCCTGGCCGAGCGCAGCTACCGCTGCATCGCACACGACCGGCGCGGCCACGGCCGGTCGACGCAGACCTGGCAGGGCAACGAGATGGACACCTACGCCGACGACCTCGCCACGCTCATCGAGACGCTGGATCTGCGCGAGCTGACGCTCGTCGGGTTCTCGACCGGAGGCGGCGAGGTCACGCGCTACGTCGGCCGGCACGGGACCGCCCGCATCGCCCGCATCGCGCTCGTGTCCGCGGTGCCTCCGCTCATGGTCCAGGCCCCGGACAACCCCGGCGGCGTGCCGGTGGAGGTCTTCGACGCGATCCGGAGCGGCTCGCTCGTCGACCGGTCGCAGCTCTACCGCGATCTCGCCAACGGGCCGTTCTTCGGGCACAACCGGCCGGGTGCGGACGTCTCGCAGGGCATCCGCGACGCCTTCTGGCTGCAGAGCATGCAGGCGGGGCACCGCAACGCCTTCGAGTGCGTCGCGGCGTTCTCGGCCACCGACTTCCGCGCCGACCTGGACGCGATCGACGTGCCGACCCTGGTGATCCACGGTGACGACGACCAGGTGGTGCCGTTCGAGGTCGGTGGCAAGGCGTCCGCCGCACGGATCAAGGGCGCGACCCTCAAGGTGTACGCGGGCGCGCCGCACGGCATCACTGACACACACAAGGAGCAGCTCGGCACCGACCTGCTCGAGTTTCTCACCGAGTCTGGAGCATGACCGTGACACACAAGCCCGACACCATTGTGCTCGTCCACGGCTTCTGGGTGACGCCACGCAGCTGGGAGCACTGGATCGCCCACTACGAGCAGAAGGGGTTCCGGGTGATCGCGCCTGGCTACCCTGGCTTCGAGGTCGAGGTGGAGGCGCTCAACGCCAACCCCGACATCATCACGGCCGTCACGGTCCCGGGCATTATCGAGAAGCTCGAAAGCGTCATCAAGGGCCTGGACCGTCAGCCGATCATCATGGGGCACTCGGCCGGTGGCGCGTTCACGCAGATCCTGCTCGACCACGGTTACGGCGCGGCCGGCGTCACGCTCAACTCGGCACCCACCGAGGGGGTTCGGGTGGTGCCGCTGTCGCAGGTGAAGTCGACCTTCCCGGTGCTGAAGTCGCCGGCCAACCGGCACCGGTCGGTCGGCCTGACCCTGGACCAGTGGAAGTACGCGTTCACCAACACCTTCACAGATGAGGACGCCAAGGCCCGCTACGAGCGCTACCACATCCCGGCCAACGGCGGAATCCTGTGGGGCGGGGTGCTGGCGAACTTCCAGCCCGGCCATCAGGACACCTGGGTCGACTACCGCAACGACAACCGGGCGCCGCTGCTGTTCATCTCCGGCAGCGAAGACCACATCATGCCACCGGCCGTGCAGCGCTCCAACGTCAAGCACTACCAGTCCGACACCATCACCGAGCACGTGGAGTACGAGGGATACGCCCACCTGCTGCCCGCCCAACAGGGGTGGGAGAAGATCGCCGACTTCGCGCTCGACTGGGCACTGCGCCACGCCCGCTGAACCCGACGGCCGGCGGCCTCGGCGAGCCGACAAGCTCGACCGCTGGGCCGCCGGCTCAGAGCGTGACGTCGTCGATGTAGTAGATGCCGCCGTACTCGCCGGGGTCGCCCGTGGTGAACGTGAGCGCGTCGAACGTGTCGGCGGCGCCGGCGCGGACCGTCGTCGTGAAGCGTTGCCCGTTGACCGTCAGCGTCGCCGAGCCGCCGGTCGCCTCGACCGAGATCGGCACGTAGGTCTTGGCCGGCACGAGCGCGCTCAGGGTGCCGACGGTCGTCCAGGCGCGGCCGTCGAAGGCCTGCACCGACTGCGGCGCCGTCGAGGTCGCGCCGGCAACGATCGCGAAGGTCCAACCGGCGGCGCCGCCACCGCCGACGCCGATCGTGAAGCGGGTACGCGGGTCGGAGTAGCCCCACCGCAGGCTCGCGGACACGTCGGCGGTCGCCGCGAAGGGCCGGGTGATGTGCGCGTCGGCGTCCGTCCACTTGTCCCAGAGCCGCAGCGCGGTGGCGCTGTGGTAGCCGCCGAACTCCGCGTACGCCGGGTTCGGCGCGACGTCGGTCACCCAGGCGTGCTCGGCGTCGGTCCAGCCGCGCGGCACCGCGAACGGGTTGTCGTTCTCGAAGGTGTCGACGCCCGCCGCGTAGACCTCGAGCTCGGTCACCGTGGTGGTCACGCCGGCCGGGCCGGTCACCTTGACGTACTGGGCCTCCTGCGCGGGGAACGAGGTGTAGCGCATGGCCCAGTCGCGGCGGTCGACCGCGGTGACGACCGGGGCCGACCAGGTGACGCCGTCGGCGGAGAGGGCGACGGTGGCCGACTGCGGCTGGCCGTTGCCGAGCATCAGGCCGAGCTTGTCGAGGCGGTAGCTGCGATCCAGCTTCAGCACGAGCTCCGTCGCGTCCCGCCGGCCGGCGGTCAGCACGGCCGCGGCGTTGGGCGCCGAGCTGCCGTCGAACGCGCCCTGCGGCCGCCGTTCCGGGAAGGCCCTGGCGCGCTTGGCGAACGTGCCGGCGAGGGTGGCGGTCCCGTCGAGCAGCTTGCTCATGACGTCGATGCGGCCGGCGCCGGGCGTCACGGCCGACACGTACTGGGCGCTGATGCCCATCTGCTCGTCGTAGGCCCCGCAACCCCAGGCGGCGCACTGGTCGTGGAAGAGCACGGAACGGCTGGCGCCGACCGGTTCCATGCTCGTGTTGCCGCTGGTCCCGTCGTACCGCCCGTTGTTGCCGGTCGACGGGTAGTTGGCGAACACGGTCCGCTGGGTGTTCCACGTGCGGCCGGTGCCGTCGTAACTGACCAGCACGCGTACGTCCGGCCGGCCCGTCGACAGCAGCAGCGTGCCGTTGGGCTGCAGCACCAGGTCGGGGTAGATGCCGGTGACCTGGGCGCCGTCCGGGCCGAGCAGCGGCACCGGGTCGGCCCAGGTGCGGCCGTCGTCGGTCGAGAAGGTCTGCACGAGCCGGGCGGGATTGTCGGTGGTACGCAGGGCCGCCGTCAGCCGGCCGTCCGAGGTGCGGCTCCAGCCGACCTCGTTGGTGCCCGGCGTCGCGCCGCCCGGCATGACCGACCGCAGCGACCACGTGCGGCCGAGGTCGGTCGACTGGAGCACGATCGAGATCTGCCGGCTCGTCCCGGCCAGCACCGTGTAGGCCGGCGCCAGCAGCGTCCCGTCCGCGAGCACGAGCGGCCCGCGGTGCACCCGCAGCCCGTTGGAGACGGGACCGAGCGGCTTGTCCGGCGGCATGGTCAGCGGCGCCTTGATGGTCGACCACTTGGCGCCGTCCTTGGAGGTGCGGACGATCAGGTTGACGTGGCTGTGCTGGGCGTCGGCCCACTCGGGGATGAAGTCGATGCCGAGCAGCGAACCGTCCGGCAGCCGCACCATGTTGAGCGCGGTCGTCGGGTAGTCGCGCTGGGTGGTGAGGAACGACAGCCCGGAGTCGTCGGAGCGCGACATGTTGACGACGCTGGCGGCGGTGCCCACGTCGGGGTTGGCCTGGGACGAGACGAAGACCTGCTTGACCGTACGCCCGCCCGCGTCGACGGTGTCCTTGCCGAATGAGGCCGGCACCGCCGCGACCGCGCCGGGTCCCCAGTTGAGCACGTTCCAGTGGGAGCCTTCGCCGGCGCTGAACTGGTCGGGCGACGCACCGTCGCCGGCGGCGAACGAATCGCCCTGCAACGGGAGCGATCCGCCGGTCCGCACCACCTGCATGCCGCCCCACGCCGTGGCCGCCGCCAGCGCACCGGCCGCGAACCCGATCGCCACGCCGCGCACCGTCCTTGCCGCCTGACCCATCGAAACCTCCACACATGGAACGACGTTCCAGGCGCACGCTAAGTGGCACACCATTCCATGTCAATCGATCGCTTCCCGCCGGCCCCGCGGGGATGCCATCATGCCGGGATGGACGAGCCTCGAAACGACCTGAAGAGCGGCCCCCGCCGCGACGCCCCGATCAGCCGGCGCGCCTTCTTCGGCCGCACGTTCGCCATCGCCGGCGGCACCGCGGCCGTACTCAGCCTCACCGCCTGCCCGGGCGGCGACGGTGACGACGACGATGGTGACGACGAGGACGACGACTAACCCGGAGCCAGCCCCGGAAACCGGGCGCGGCAGGCGGACGTCACGACGTCATACGGCGCACCGTGGGCCGACAGGGCGGCGACCAGCGTGTCGACGGCCGCGGCCAGCGGGTCCTCGTGGGCGGCCGCGGTGACGACCGGGAACGCCATCGCCTGCCGTGAAGCGTTCGGCGTACCCGTCGGGGTCGTCACCACTGTTTGCGGGACCCGCGGGTCGGACCACAACCGCTCCCACGCACGCTCGGGCTGATCGAACGGCGGTGGCAGCGGGCCGTCGCCGTCGAGGGCGTCGAGCCCCGCCGCGATCCAGTCGATGCCGGCCAGGCCCGCGATCGCGCACGCCTGACGAGCGGCCCAGCGGGCGACCACCCGCTGCTCCACCGGCGGCGCGTCGGCCAACGCGTCGAGCAGCTCACGGTCCAGGTTGGACAACGCCCAGGCGTTGGCGGGCAGGCGGCGCACCCGCTCACTGGGCACCTTCCCGCCCCACGTCCGCGCCAAGCTGCGTTCCTTGCTCTGCCGCAGAGCCTCGGCCTTGGCCGCGCTCTCCGCCTCCCGCGCCGCGAACTCCGCCAGCCACGGCAGTGGCGCCGTCCACCCGGCGATGGCCCGGTCGAGCAGGTAGTCCCAGACCAGGCCGAGCAGGACCGCGTGCGACGCCGGCACGTCGCGATGGACGACGGTCAGGCCGTGGAGGCCCGCCTCGATCGCGACCTGGCTCGGACGCGGATCCGGCACCTGACCCGAGCCCGCGATCCAGCGCCATTCGGCGGCGAAGGCAGTGCCGCCGGCCGGTCGCGCCGGGGTCAACCGCACCGCGAGATCGCCGACGGGCAACACCAGGACGTCGGCTGAGACCAGGAAGCCGAACCGGTGGGCGGCCTCCCGCACCACGTCGGCAGCGATGCCGGCCGGCACGTCCCGGTTCCGGCGCACGGTCACCACGGACTCGTCGACCTGCGCGCCCCGCGGGGCGGCGAAGCGGCGCAGGGCCTCCTCGCGCGGGTCCGGGGCGGCCAGGGCAGCCAGGGACGACAGCGCCCAGGTGGCGGCGCGACCCGGCGGCCGGTCCGGCCACTCGAACCCCGCGACCTGGTCCGCCCGGGTCGTCACGTGGCCCAGATCCTCGTCGACCGGCCACACCACGATCTCGTGCTGCTCGGGCCGCCCGGGCGGGGCGGGGACATCCTCGTAATGACGGTCACGCGCCCGCGCGCGTACCCGGAGCAGACCCGGTCGACCGACGGGGATGTCCGCGAACTCGTCGGGACAGTCACCCATGAGCCCTCGCACGGTGATCCGGCCGTCCGGACACCACAGTGTCGCCTCCGAGACCGCGTCCCACTCGTCGGCGTCCGGCCCCGGCGGTTCGGTCAGGACCTGGACGGCCACCTCGACCTCGCCGGTGTGCGGGCCCGTCAGCACGGTGAGCTCATTGCGCCCGGTGCGGTGCACCAGCCGGTCCCC
Protein-coding regions in this window:
- a CDS encoding BTAD domain-containing putative transcriptional regulator: MEPDVRFTVLGPVRAWRDGVEIQLGPPQVRSLLAVLLVQAGRPVGLDAIVDLLWGQEPPSTAVNALHGHVGTLRRLLEPGLAPRRQGRWLVRSAGGYQFSGDEHSLDLLRFRGLAQTARDDLVGGDDVGAVRRFAEALDLVQGRCAANLPASVRADPVFVGVDRACADVAREAADCALRAGRSEAVVTAVRMAADRDPLDESLQARLMLLLAATGRQAEALSVYERARALLADELGIDPGAELRAAHTTLVRAAATAPTSTTDVRRIPPTNAIVRPAQLPTDLATFTGRRDALRRVLDLTPSGARAQIVSAISGMAGVGKTTTAVHWAHRVADRYPDGQLYVNLRGFDPGGSVMRPDEALRHFLDAFGVAPERVPRTVDGQAALYRSLLAERRVLILLDNARDAEQVRPLLPGSPGCLVIVTSRDDLAGLVATHDAHPMSLDVLSEADSYELLVQRLGRHQVDAEPDATAEIIRRSGCLPLALAVLAARAALRPSLSLGDVLRDLTADDDALDTFAHTDIAVDVRTVFSWSYHALTVAGARLFRLLGHARTGDVTVPAAASLAAVSERQVRSLLAELVRTSLVNQTGPGRYAMHDLLTAYASELAADTDTDDDRRAALRRLFDHYLHTAMANSRQVNPRPGIDVEPPVPGAIVGGERDREHALAWFTRERPALLAAVTRSAATLFPGHTWRLAWAMGPHLHWRGHWADWVMTQEAALAALEDTDETLGKAHVNSQLGLAYTEFGRYDDARARLQEAIGHFASLHHHTGLAEAYRRLAGISYKEERYDQALAALSTAFEQCVAGADRLSQGHVLNSIAWVQILRGEHQQALESAEQALPLIVEYGNLQGEAATRDTLGHALHHLGRYQEAADSYRAAIRVRQITGDRVYEANTLHRLGDNHAVAGEPDLAATTWREALAIMTDIGHPDTDAVAAKLTDIGR
- a CDS encoding alpha/beta hydrolase, coding for MTVTHKPDTIVLVHGFWVTPRSWEHWIAHYEQKGFRVIAPGYPGFEVEVEALNANPDIITAVTVPGIIEKLESVIKGLDRQPIIMGHSAGGAFTQILLDHGYGAAGVTLNSAPTEGVRVVPLSQVKSTFPVLKSPANRHRSVGLTLDQWKYAFTNTFTDEDAKARYERYHIPANGGILWGGVLANFQPGHQDTWVDYRNDNRAPLLFISGSEDHIMPPAVQRSNVKHYQSDTITEHVEYEGYAHLLPAQQGWEKIADFALDWALRHAR
- a CDS encoding alpha/beta hydrolase, whose protein sequence is MGYVTAADGAQIFYKDWGAGTPVLFSHGWPLNADSWEAQMLFLAERSYRCIAHDRRGHGRSTQTWQGNEMDTYADDLATLIETLDLRELTLVGFSTGGGEVTRYVGRHGTARIARIALVSAVPPLMVQAPDNPGGVPVEVFDAIRSGSLVDRSQLYRDLANGPFFGHNRPGADVSQGIRDAFWLQSMQAGHRNAFECVAAFSATDFRADLDAIDVPTLVIHGDDDQVVPFEVGGKASAARIKGATLKVYAGAPHGITDTHKEQLGTDLLEFLTESGA
- a CDS encoding alpha/beta hydrolase; translation: MPETTRRAVLAGSAALLAGTALSAVAATPAVASSRRGPKPTIVLVHGAFADASGWAEVTRRLQRAGYPTVAPANPLRGVPSDTAYLAEFLRTITGPIVLVGHSYGGIIITNAATGNPAVKALVYIAAFAPDEGETLEALQTKFPGSKLGLEALDLRPYTRPDGSPSADGYVKADLFRQIFAGDLPESVTAVMAATQRPGDVHTLQDRSGPPAWRDVPSWYLVARDDNLIPAAAQRFMAQRAHSRTVEVRASHVAMMSEPAVAADLITRAAATVR
- a CDS encoding exo-alpha-sialidase codes for the protein MAIGFAAGALAAATAWGGMQVVRTGGSLPLQGDSFAAGDGASPDQFSAGEGSHWNVLNWGPGAVAAVPASFGKDTVDAGGRTVKQVFVSSQANPDVGTAASVVNMSRSDDSGLSFLTTQRDYPTTALNMVRLPDGSLLGIDFIPEWADAQHSHVNLIVRTSKDGAKWSTIKAPLTMPPDKPLGPVSNGLRVHRGPLVLADGTLLAPAYTVLAGTSRQISIVLQSTDLGRTWSLRSVMPGGATPGTNEVGWSRTSDGRLTAALRTTDNPARLVQTFSTDDGRTWADPVPLLGPDGAQVTGIYPDLVLQPNGTLLLSTGRPDVRVLVSYDGTGRTWNTQRTVFANYPSTGNNGRYDGTSGNTSMEPVGASRSVLFHDQCAAWGCGAYDEQMGISAQYVSAVTPGAGRIDVMSKLLDGTATLAGTFAKRARAFPERRPQGAFDGSSAPNAAAVLTAGRRDATELVLKLDRSYRLDKLGLMLGNGQPQSATVALSADGVTWSAPVVTAVDRRDWAMRYTSFPAQEAQYVKVTGPAGVTTTVTELEVYAAGVDTFENDNPFAVPRGWTDAEHAWVTDVAPNPAYAEFGGYHSATALRLWDKWTDADAHITRPFAATADVSASLRWGYSDPRTRFTIGVGGGGAAGWTFAIVAGATSTAPQSVQAFDGRAWTTVGTLSALVPAKTYVPISVEATGGSATLTVNGQRFTTTVRAGAADTFDALTFTTGDPGEYGGIYYIDDVTL